A genomic region of Procambarus clarkii isolate CNS0578487 chromosome 30, FALCON_Pclarkii_2.0, whole genome shotgun sequence contains the following coding sequences:
- the LOC138370056 gene encoding uncharacterized protein → MVSAAGWNHYAVQIPEQTLDPSLCPNGTVILPYDHPVQLKYNPRVQRYACSNHSWILNQYALNKTSEYDPHDLVSCTATLCTTTLYRRSRLMYDHTVQTITSRVRPHCTDDDVSSTTTLHRRSRLGCDHIFTDGHVSCTTTLYRRSFFVNDHTVKTITSRARPTLYRRSRLGCDHIFTDGHVSCTTTLCRRSRLVYDHIFTDGHVSCKTSLYRRIRLVNDHTVQTITSPVRPHFFRRSRLVYDHTVETITSRV, encoded by the exons ATGGTCTCTGCGGCGGGCTGGAACCACTACGCCGTTCAAATTCCCGAGCAG ACGCTGGACCCGAGCCTCTGTCCTAACGGGACAGTCATCCTTCCTTACGACCACCCTGTCCAACTCAAGTACAACCCGCGAGTCCAGCGCTACGCGTGTTCCAACCACTCCTGGATCCTCAACCAGTACGCACTGAACAAGACTAGTGAGTATGACCCTCACGACCTTGTCTCCTGCACTGCTACCCTGTGTACGACCACACTGTACAGACGATCACGTCTTATGTACGACCACACTGTACAGACGATCACGTCTCGTGTTCGACCACACTGTACAGACGATGACGTCTCGAGTACGACCACACTGCACAGACGATCACGTCTCGGGTGCGACCACATTTTTACAGACGGTCACGTCTCGTGTACGACCACACTGTACCGACGGTCATTTTTCGTGAACGACCACACTGTAAAGACGATAACGTCTCGTGCACGACCCACACTGTACCGACGATCACGTCTCGGGTGCGACCACATTTTTACAGACGGTCACGTCTCGTGTACGACCACACTGTGCAGACGATCACGTCTCGTGTACGACCACATTTTTACAGACGGTCACGTCTCGTGTAAGACCTCATTGTACAGACGAATACGTCTCGTGAACGACCACACTGTACAGACGATCACGTCTCCTGTACGACCACATTTTTTCAGACGGTCACGTCTCGTGTACGACCACACTGTAGAGACGATCACGTCTCGTGTATGA